Genomic segment of Sodaliphilus pleomorphus:
TCAATTTATAAAATCCAATTCTCTACAGCCTGTAGGAGATATACTTATTCTGGCCGGCGATACTGGTTATTTGGGTGATGAGAACTTCTACACTCACCCTTTCTGGGACTGGGCATCTCAGAACTTCGAGCAAGTGATCGTGTGTCTTGGCAATCATGAATTTTACAGGTATTATGATATTGCCACTTTGAGAGATGGAACAGAATTTGCCATCCGCTCTAATGTCCACTATTATTACAATAAAGTGATCAACATTGATGACATAGATATTATCGTATCTACGCTTTGGTCACATATAGATCAAAAGAATGCTTTTATGACAGAGTGCAGTGTATCTGACTTTCATCGCATTCTTTATAACAGAGAGCTCCTCAGTTATCAGAATTTTAATATCGAACACGAGCGCTGTTTGCAATTCATTAAGGATGCTGTCAACCAGAGTAAAGCAAGAAAGGAAGTTGTTGTAACCCATCATGTACCATCTTATCAGCTGAGCTCTCCTGATTTTGCGGGCAGCGCAATAAGAGGATCCTTTACCGTTGAATTGGCCGACTATATAGAAAATAGTGGTATAGACTACTGGATTTATGGTCATAGTCATCGCAATATCAATAAGAGAATAGGTAAGACACTGTGCTTGAGCAACCAGTTAGGTTATGTCTTTCACAATGAGAATAAGGACTTCCACAGTGATGCCATGATATGTGCCTGAGTTTGCACTTCAATTTCAGAAGATAGTGAGGTAGACTCTATAGGGGGAATGGGCGCTTGAAAAAATTAGTTTGTTGTCGTTCGAGACTTAATGGCGGATTGGGGATGGGGCTTCACATGCCCCCAGCCCCAATCCGTTATTAAGTCGCGCAAAATGTAACTTTCAACCAGCAATACAAAAAAAGAGACCGAAGTCTCCCCGAGATTAACCAACTTTGTATTGCAATATGTATTGTCAATTAACCTCGCAGCAAAGGTTGCAAATTTTCGCCTTACTGCAAAGAAGGACTCCGAGAAAAGTTATCGCCTCGATAGTGGGGTGCAGTCAATCAACACTC
This window contains:
- a CDS encoding metallophosphoesterase encodes the protein MLKIQYASDLHLEFAENAQFIKSNSLQPVGDILILAGDTGYLGDENFYTHPFWDWASQNFEQVIVCLGNHEFYRYYDIATLRDGTEFAIRSNVHYYYNKVINIDDIDIIVSTLWSHIDQKNAFMTECSVSDFHRILYNRELLSYQNFNIEHERCLQFIKDAVNQSKARKEVVVTHHVPSYQLSSPDFAGSAIRGSFTVELADYIENSGIDYWIYGHSHRNINKRIGKTLCLSNQLGYVFHNENKDFHSDAMICA